One Herbaspirillum rubrisubalbicans genomic window carries:
- the rpmA gene encoding 50S ribosomal protein L27, with the protein MAHKKGGGTTRNGRDSESKRLGVKVYGGQVINAGGIIVRQRGTRVHAGENVGVGKDHTLFALKDGKVKFVVKGLQQRQYATVVPA; encoded by the coding sequence ATGGCACACAAAAAAGGCGGCGGCACTACGCGCAACGGCCGTGACTCAGAATCGAAACGCCTGGGCGTCAAGGTTTATGGCGGCCAAGTGATCAACGCTGGCGGCATCATCGTCCGTCAACGCGGCACCCGCGTGCACGCTGGCGAAAACGTCGGCGTCGGCAAGGACCACACCCTGTTCGCCCTGAAGGACGGCAAGGTCAAGTTCGTTGTCAAGGGTCTGCAACAGCGTCAATACGCAACCGTCGTTCCGGCGTAA